The nucleotide sequence TTAAAGGGGCAGCCCTAAAGGAAGATACGTACTATATCGAACAGTCAAATTTGAAAATTGATGATTCGTTATGGGGCTTTAAAATTTCGGAAGTAGAGCAGGCAATTGCTCAGCATGAATGGGTAAAATCCGTAAATGTCGAAAGGAAATTCCTGAATGAAGTTCAAATTACAATCGAGGAATGGCAAAAAGTAGCCTATATTTCACAAGACGGGGAATTTTACCCTATGCTCGATAATGGCATTGTCTTTGAAGAATCCAATGAAATTGTTCCTATCGATGCCCCGATTTTTCGGGACTTTGAAAATGAGAATCTTCGGAAAAAGCTGTTAAAGGAACTTGCGAATCTAAAACCGGAAGTACTGTCGCTCATTTCCCAAATTAATGCAAATCCTACAGAAGCGGACCCGTATTCAATTACGCTTTTCATGAATGATGGCTATGAAGTACGCGCAGATGCGAATACTTTAGCAGAAAAGTTAAATTACTATCCATCGATCATCGCGCAAATTGAAAGCGAGGACGTTTCTGAAAAAGGGATTGTAGATATTGAAGTTGGTTCATATTACCGACCTTTTTCAGGTGAATATTCATTAATAAAAGAAGACACTGAAAAAACTGAAGAAACTACAGAAGAAACTACAGAAGAAACTGCAGAAGAAACTACAGATGAAACAGAAAATGCGGAAACTGATGAAGGGGGGCAACTGGAAGAACAAAATGAAGAAGAGTCAGAATGATAACAGCAGGCAGCCGAAGAAAAATTCAACTTTATTTTCAAAAAAGTATGGCGCCATACTCATTGTATGCGTGATTACAGGATTTATTATCGGTTTTTCCTATAATTTATCAAAGGACAAGCGTACATTAAGTTCTGCCTCTCCCCAGTTTGAGCAGGAAAACCAGTACATGGAAGAGTTGATTGAAAAACAGGAAAGAAACAAAGAGCTTGCAGATGAGTTGGCCCAATTAGAGGAGAAAATTCGAACGTATGAAAAGCAGTTTTCTTCGAATGAAACGCAATACGAACAGAATCGGCAGGATGCTGAGCAATTGCGGCTGTTACTTGGACTAACAGATGGAATGGGACAAGGGATCAAAATAACACTGCAAGATGGTGATTATAATCCGAATACTACCAACCCAAATGAGTATATTGTGCACGAAAGTCACATATTTAAAGTATTAAATGAATTAAAAATTGCTGGTGCCGAGGCAATTTCGATTAACGGGCAACGTTTGAAACCGAATTCTTACATTGCCTGCAACGGTCCTGTCATTACAATTGATGGACAACAGTACCCAGCACCATTTGTAATCGAGGCGGTAGGTAATCAGGATGTACTTATTTCTTCGTTAGAATTGGCAGGAGGAGTATTTGACCAGTTATTGAATGAACAAATCGTCGTTACTTTAGAAACAGACGACCTAATAGAAATGCATACAGTCAGCGATGAATAAGGCATAAGATCGGAGGGAAGATGATGACGAAAAAAATGTACCGTAATATTACTATTATCTCGTTCATCATCGGCTTTATGCTCGCAGTGCAGTACAACACTGTTCAAAGTCCGACCGAAAGAACAACAGTCGATATTTGGGAAATTCGCCAGCAATTATTTGCAGAACAGGAGCGGCATTCCGAACTGTTGAGCGGAATAAGCGAATTAACCGAAACTGTAAATAAATACGAGGATGCAGAGTTTGATAATCCGGAAGTGCTATT is from Solibacillus isronensis and encodes:
- a CDS encoding cell division protein FtsQ/DivIB, with protein sequence MEKVIDITERVPAMKKRRRRRTNFKFLALVTIFLFIIIILLYFQLPYSDIKKIDIKGAALKEDTYYIEQSNLKIDDSLWGFKISEVEQAIAQHEWVKSVNVERKFLNEVQITIEEWQKVAYISQDGEFYPMLDNGIVFEESNEIVPIDAPIFRDFENENLRKKLLKELANLKPEVLSLISQINANPTEADPYSITLFMNDGYEVRADANTLAEKLNYYPSIIAQIESEDVSEKGIVDIEVGSYYRPFSGEYSLIKEDTEKTEETTEETTEETAEETTDETENAETDEGGQLEEQNEEESE
- a CDS encoding DUF881 domain-containing protein; this encodes MKKSQNDNSRQPKKNSTLFSKKYGAILIVCVITGFIIGFSYNLSKDKRTLSSASPQFEQENQYMEELIEKQERNKELADELAQLEEKIRTYEKQFSSNETQYEQNRQDAEQLRLLLGLTDGMGQGIKITLQDGDYNPNTTNPNEYIVHESHIFKVLNELKIAGAEAISINGQRLKPNSYIACNGPVITIDGQQYPAPFVIEAVGNQDVLISSLELAGGVFDQLLNEQIVVTLETDDLIEMHTVSDE